One segment of Sphingomonas qomolangmaensis DNA contains the following:
- a CDS encoding hybrid sensor histidine kinase/response regulator codes for MQKRMAQLRIMRLRAEVARRGFVLTGDPQDRAAAHAARNSLRKELAPLSAMSAGNPAQQANMAMLDRATQRYFQEMERTFARIDEGRGDEVRRKFGDPAARHADARITALVERINDEEARLLLQRQQRSSRLENLARGVLGSCIALILLLAAIVWRDRVLRLRALRAANEELAADVQKRELVEAQLQLLATNATDAVFRISLDGTFLYASPSTKQVFGIDPSAVIGGDIALGVHPEDQSELAKGLETLRSGKRDRTSLTYRTIQRGGPRAWRWVESNAGLVRDAEGRPAEIIASVRDVSTRKLLQLELEAARLHAESAAHAKSSFLANMSHEIRTPMNGVIGFTDLLLAADLAPQQRRQAELIADSGRAMMRLLNDILDISKVEAGQMKIASDAFDLRHALRACVKLVMPAVQQKGLVLNLDIADELPGMVVGDGLRLRQIVLNLLGNAAKFTPCGSITLRVRSQPPAADADPDAEAMVSIEVEDTGIGIAPHRQAAIFETFVQAEATTASRFGGTGLGLPISKQLAELMGGQLVLDGEIGGGSRFVLTLPLRASPDNDSGAPDVGAEATSEPASTARGAPLLVPQDRGRVLVAEDHDVNQLLITAMLRQLGWDVDIAVDGADAIAKIDAALAAGAPYRIALMDIQMPIMDGYEATRRLRAQGVAASDLPILALSANAYADDIAACLAAGMQAHIAKPVTLASLDKAIREWDRQQAVSYKGPPGESVLTPGATIQERYAARKQETLAMLDALLRRGLFSDAELTEASGLLHKLAGTAGMFREPDLGDRARDLEDGIGSWTGEDRLDRVREAIEAIRAAA; via the coding sequence ATGCAAAAGCGTATGGCCCAGCTGCGTATCATGCGGCTGCGGGCCGAGGTGGCCCGCCGCGGGTTCGTGTTGACCGGCGATCCGCAGGATCGCGCCGCCGCGCACGCCGCGCGCAATTCGCTGCGCAAGGAACTGGCCCCGCTATCGGCGATGAGCGCGGGCAATCCCGCCCAGCAAGCCAACATGGCGATGCTCGACCGCGCCACGCAGCGATATTTCCAGGAAATGGAACGCACCTTCGCGCGCATCGACGAAGGCCGGGGAGACGAAGTCCGACGGAAATTCGGCGATCCCGCGGCTCGGCACGCGGATGCCCGGATCACGGCGCTGGTAGAGCGCATCAATGACGAGGAAGCGCGCCTCCTGCTGCAGCGCCAGCAGCGTTCGTCGCGCCTGGAGAACCTCGCCCGCGGCGTGCTCGGGTCGTGCATCGCACTGATCCTGCTGCTGGCAGCCATCGTCTGGCGCGATCGGGTGCTGCGACTGCGGGCGCTGCGCGCGGCGAACGAGGAGTTGGCGGCTGATGTCCAGAAGCGGGAGCTCGTCGAGGCGCAGCTGCAGTTGCTGGCGACCAACGCCACCGATGCGGTATTCCGGATCAGTCTTGACGGCACTTTTCTATATGCGTCGCCCTCCACGAAGCAGGTCTTCGGGATCGACCCATCGGCGGTGATCGGCGGCGACATCGCGCTCGGGGTTCATCCCGAGGACCAATCCGAGCTCGCAAAAGGGCTCGAAACGCTCCGCAGCGGCAAGCGCGATCGTACCTCGCTGACCTATCGCACGATCCAGCGCGGCGGCCCCCGGGCTTGGCGCTGGGTGGAGTCGAATGCCGGGCTGGTGCGCGATGCGGAGGGTCGGCCAGCCGAGATCATTGCTTCGGTGCGCGACGTGAGTACGCGCAAGCTGCTCCAGCTCGAGCTCGAGGCGGCGCGCCTCCACGCGGAATCGGCCGCGCACGCAAAATCGAGCTTCCTGGCCAATATGAGCCACGAGATACGCACGCCGATGAACGGCGTGATCGGCTTCACCGATTTGTTGCTCGCGGCCGACCTTGCTCCCCAGCAGCGACGGCAGGCCGAACTGATCGCCGATTCGGGTCGAGCGATGATGCGGCTGCTGAACGACATTCTCGACATTTCGAAGGTCGAGGCCGGACAAATGAAGATCGCCAGCGATGCCTTTGACCTACGCCATGCCCTGCGCGCTTGCGTGAAGCTGGTGATGCCGGCGGTCCAGCAGAAGGGCTTGGTGCTGAACCTCGATATTGCCGACGAATTGCCGGGGATGGTGGTCGGCGACGGCCTCCGCCTGCGGCAGATCGTCCTCAACCTGCTCGGTAATGCGGCGAAGTTCACCCCGTGCGGATCGATCACGCTGCGCGTCCGGTCGCAACCGCCCGCCGCCGACGCCGATCCGGATGCAGAGGCAATGGTCTCGATCGAGGTCGAGGACACCGGTATCGGAATCGCGCCGCATCGCCAGGCAGCGATCTTCGAAACCTTCGTCCAGGCCGAGGCGACGACCGCGAGTCGCTTCGGGGGTACGGGGTTGGGCTTGCCGATCAGCAAGCAGCTTGCCGAACTGATGGGAGGGCAACTGGTGCTCGACGGCGAGATCGGCGGCGGTTCGCGCTTCGTGTTGACCCTACCCCTGCGCGCCAGCCCCGATAACGACAGCGGCGCACCGGATGTGGGGGCAGAGGCGACCAGCGAGCCGGCTTCGACAGCGCGCGGCGCGCCGTTGCTCGTTCCGCAGGATCGCGGGCGCGTACTCGTGGCCGAAGATCACGACGTCAATCAACTGCTGATCACCGCCATGCTGCGCCAGCTGGGCTGGGACGTCGATATCGCGGTCGACGGCGCCGACGCGATCGCCAAAATCGACGCCGCGCTTGCCGCAGGTGCGCCGTACCGGATCGCGCTTATGGATATCCAGATGCCGATCATGGACGGATATGAGGCGACGCGACGATTGCGCGCGCAAGGTGTCGCCGCCAGCGATCTGCCGATTTTGGCACTGAGCGCCAACGCCTATGCCGATGATATCGCAGCGTGCCTGGCCGCGGGAATGCAGGCGCATATTGCAAAGCCGGTGACGCTTGCCAGCCTGGACAAGGCCATTCGGGAATGGGATCGTCAGCAGGCGGTGTCGTATAAGGGCCCCCCCGGAGAGTCGGTCCTGACGCCGGGCGCGACCATCCAGGAACGATACGCTGCTCGAAAGCAGGAGACGCTCGCGATGCTCGACGCGCTGCTGCGGCGCGGCCTGTTCTCCGATGCCGAGCTTACCGAAGCCTCGGGGTTGCTCCACAAGCTGGCCGGCACCGCCGGCATGTTCCGCGAGCCCGATCTTGGCGACCGGGCGCGCGACCTGGAGGACGGGATCGGCAGTTGGACGGGTGAGGATCGGCTGGACCGCGTCCGCGAAGCGATCGAAGCAATTCGCGCAGCCGCGTAG